The Daucus carota subsp. sativus chromosome 9, DH1 v3.0, whole genome shotgun sequence genome window below encodes:
- the LOC108201604 gene encoding uncharacterized protein LOC108201604 — MVLLPRVGREFQAQIPDLITGPEYSSYLNRPVDTENEDHVPFDFFVGLPVPVTLIRDISTVSEKKKDERLDFSAQSTDSLSTDPCYVLVPGVCRDLWNDTEEASFLLGLYLFKKKFVELKEFVGSKKMGELLFFYYTAFYKSSGFNTWSTCGEGRKGKRAYGTWLFKGFRHQELLSRLSPQVSKERQKLLREVTEKYAEKDMSLTEYVFSIKSIVGLETFVNSVAIGKGNRDLTSMVRRPVRIPVGEACSNLEHAEIVKIRTGRCRLTKVQSSDLFWEAVWPRLLARGWHSEQPKNKASLVFLSPCVEKFSRKLVKGNHYFESFKDVLSKVGSEPELLQLDTYDEGEKKEEKGLIEETKEQQNLPKKRRFSLPHTSLDNKKSVKSKKLKTLPSEMIIVSRHSEEDTSFVSTIKSNCIQNVSVDQQTSSSNQLVRIDGPETITKAEKQKKLYDDKQAPELVDIQLSQKLKRDNLDTSLSVRESHRTTTACTNEDTGSDRSTFPLVPRFGYLVHGGCSDVLDPNSKAFSQVGSSQNRRPFTSSPKGNPCGSTTRASQDEDSYDQENSQSGMFMMTNLANMQDDITSTQQDACCALQTSADKSAPEQPIYMNSRRQSTRNKLPTARALEALVDGDLTVKRRRK, encoded by the exons ATGGTATTGCTTCCTCGTGTTGGTAGAGAATTCCAGGCTCAAATTCCAGACCTTATAACAGGACCTGAGTACAGTAGCTATCTGAACAGGCCGGTTGACACAGAAAACGAAGATCATGTGCCCTTTGATTTTTTTGTGGGATTACCAGTACCAGTCACATTGATCAGAGATATCAGCACTGTCtcagagaaaaagaaagatgaaAGGCTGGACTTTTCTGCGCAATCAACTGACTCGCTTTCAACAGATCCATGTTACGTTTTGGTTCCTGGGGTCTGCCGTGATTTATGGAATGATACAGAAGAGGCAAGCTTTCTCCTTGGCTTGTACCTCTTTAAGAAGAAGTTTGTTGAGCTGAAGGAATTTGTTGGAAGTAAAAAAATGGGAGAATTATTGTTTTTCTACTACACAGCGTTTTATAAGTCCTCTGGATTTAATACATGGTCAACGTGTGGTGAAGGCAGAAAAGGGAAGCGTGCATATGGCACATGGTTATTCAAAGGTTTCAGGCATCAGGAACTATTATCTCGTCTGAGTCCTCAGGTCTCCAAGGAAAGGCAGAAACTGCTGAGGGAG GTGACTGAAAAATATGCAGAGAAGGACATGTCGCTAACCGAATATGTGTTCTCTATAAAATCTATTGTTGGGTTAGAAACCTTTGTTAATTCAGTTGCCATTGGAAAAGGAAACCGAGATCTAACAAGCATGGTCCGTAGGCCTGTGCGGATACCTGTTGGTGAAGCATGTTCCAATCTTGAACATGCTGAGATTGTGAAGATTCGAACTGGACGTTGTCGTTTAACCAAAGTTCAGTCTAGTGATTTGTTTTGGGAAGCCGTCTGGCCCCGTTTGCTGGCAAGAGGATGGCACTCAGAACAGCCAAAAAACAAAGCTTCTCTGGTCTTTCTTTCTCCTTGTGTTGAGAAGTTTTCAAGAAAATTAGTTAAAGGAAACCACtattttgaatcttttaaagATGTCTTGAGTAAGGTTGGTTCTGAACCAGAGCTTCTTCAGCTTGACACTTATGATGAAGGGGAGAAGAAGGAAGAGAAGGGGTTGATTGAGGAGACCAAGGAGCAGCAAAATTTGCCTAAGAAGCGTCGTTTTTCTTTGCCTCATACAAGCCTCGATAATAAAAAATCTgtcaaatccaaaaaattgaaaactttGCCATCAGAAATGATAATTGTTTCCCGACACAGTGAGGAGGATACTTCTTTTGTCTCAACTATTAAATCCAATTGCATCCAAAACGTGTCGGTGGATCAGCAAACAAGTAGTTCAAACCAACTTGTTCGGATTGATGGTCCAGAAACCATAACGAAAGCAGAAAAGCAAAAGAAGTTGTACGACGACAAGCAGGCTCCAGAACTAGTAGATATTCAGTTGAGCCAAAAGCTGAAGAGAGATAATCTTGATACTTCACTTTCAGTCAGGGAAAGTCACAGGACTACAACTGCTTGTACTAATGAGGACACAGGTTCCGACAGGAGCACATTTCCATTGGTTCCGAGATTTGGATATCTTGTTCATGGTGGCTGCTCAGATGTTCTTGACCCAAACAGCAAAGCATTTTCTCAAGTGGGCTCATCCCAAAATAGGCGGCCATTTACCAGTTCCCCAAAAGGAAACCCTTGTGGGAGCACTACTAGAGCTTCTCAAGATGAAGATTCTTATGATCAAGAAAATTCTCAATCTGGCATGTTCATGATGACAAATTTAGCAAACATGCAAGATGATATCACGAGCACCCAACAGGATGCTTGCTGTGCACTTCAAACCTCTGCAGATAAGAGTGCTCCAGAGCAGCCTATTTACATGAACTCTAGGAGACAAAGTACCAGGAATAAACTACCAACTGCAAGAGCTCTTGAAGCCCTGGTAGATGGAGATTTGACAGTGAAGAGAAGGCGGAAGTAG
- the LOC108201600 gene encoding uncharacterized protein LOC108201600 — translation MAKRILQHIEGTLNYGVAYFPSKDVTLYGYGDSDWGGNVDDRKSTTGFIFFLGDTAFTCQLYFLQMVSAELNQNGDNSENLSPEQLLSTDSSDAHGLFGEPKVLPRVGDDYQAEIPAVISGPEYDSYMKKLDDAEKNDHVPLDFQQGLPVPVKWTRNINKDNMRDAKQGFSTQSNNAPSLFISVRETNGQYQGSSYSLVPEVCGDSWNEIEEASFLLGLYIFKKDFGQLERFVGTKKMGNILLYYYSKFYKSSEYNRWSTSRKGKSKKCVSGHSLFSDLRRQEILSRLLSQVSEECQKALIKATKAYEKNDEKKDTSLIDYVFSIKSVVGIETFVDVVSIGKGKRDLTNKVIAPVQIPTGEACSFLTCTEIVNFLTGGYRLTKAQSSDLFWIAVWPRLLASGWHSEQPKKQACVPGAKDNLVFLTPGVEKFSRGLLKGKHYFVSVMEVLDKVGSEPELLEPHTENDEGEKEEEDGWIEEISDSSSDEPVKKVKNLKTLYDDQQARKPVDIHLSQKQKRNDLDTSTSVRKSIYDSNNKAFTPQQPVNFPNTSADMSVPEQPAILNPRGQSTRNRAPTARALEALVNGDLTASSNRRRKD, via the exons ATGGCTAAAAGAATACTTCAACATATCGAAGGTACTCTTAATTATGGTGTTGCTTATTTTCCATCGAAAGATGTTACACTCTATGGCTACGGTGATAGTGACTGGGGTGGCAATGTTGATGACCGGAAAAGCACAACTggttttatattctttttgggAGATACTGCCTTCACTTG TCAGCTATACTTTCTTCAGATGGTGTCAGCTGAACTAAATCAGAATGGGGATAATAGTGAGAACCTATCTCCTGAGCAGTTGCTTTCTACAGATTCCTCAGATGCACATGGTCTCTTCGGGGAACCAAAAGTGCTTCCCCGTGTTGGTGATGACTACCAGGCTGAAATTCCTGCTGTTATTTCTGGACCTGAGTATGATAGCTATATGAAGAAGCTGGATGATGCTGAAAAGAACGATCACGTTCCCTTGGATTTTCAGCAGGGATTGCCGGTCCCAGTCAAGTGGACCAGAAATATCAACAAAGACAATATGAGAGATGCAAAGCAAGGATTTTCTACTCAATCAAATAATGCACCTTCGCTATTTATAAGCGTCAGAGAGACAAACGGACAATACCAAGGGTCCTCTTATTCTTTGGTTCCTGAGGTTTGTGGTGATTCTTGGAATGAAATTGAAGAAGCAAGTTTTCTTCTAGGTTTATATATCTTTAAGAAGGACTTTGGGCAGTTGGAAAGGTTTGTCGGAACTAAAAAGATGGGGAATATATTGTTATATTActactcaaaattttataagtCCTCTGAGTACAATAGATGGTCAACATCCCGCAAAGGGAAAAGTAAAAAGTGTGTATCTGGCCATTCGCTATTTAGTGATTTGAGGCGACAGGAAATACTATCTCGTCTGCTTTCCCAGGTGTCCGAGGAATGCCAGAAAGCACTAATAAAG GCCACCAAAGCATATGAGAAGAACGATGAGAAGAAAGATACATCACTAATCGATTATGTATTCTCTATAAAGTCCGTGGTTGGGATAGAGACTTTTGTTGATGTAGTTTCCATTGGTAAAGGCAAGAGAGATCTCACAAACAAGGTCATTGCGCCTGTGCAGATACCAACCGGGGAAGCATGTTCCTTCCTGACTTGTACTGAGATTGTCAATTTTTTAACTGGAGGCTATCGGTTGACCAAAGCTCAATCCAGCGATTTATTCTGGATAGCAGTCTGGCCGCGTTTGTTGGCAAGCGGATGGCACTCAGAACAGCCAAAGAAACAGGCTTGTGTTCCAGGTGCAAAGGATAACCTGGTCTTTCTTACTCCTGGTGTTGAGAAGTTTTCAAGAGGATTGCTGAAAGGAAAACATTATTTTGTCTCTGTTATGGAGGTCTTGGACAAAGTTGGTTCTGAGCCAGAGCTTCTCGAGCCTCACACTGAAAATGATGAAGGAGAGAAGGAAGAGGAGGATGGCTGGATTGAGGAGATTTCTGACAGCAGTTCCGACGAACCAgtgaaaaaagtcaagaatCTGAAAACTTTGTATGATGACCAGCAGGCAAGGAAGCCAGTGGATATTCACCTGAGCCAAAAGCAGAAGAGAAATGATCTTGATACCTCAACTTCAGTTCGAAAAAG TATTTATGATTCAAACAACAAAGCTTTTACTCCACAACAACCTGTAAACTTTCCAAACACCTCTGCAGACATGAGTGTTCCTGAGCAGCCTGCTATCTTAAACCCTCGGGGACAGAGTACTAGGAACAGAGCCCCAACTGCAAGAGCACTTGAAGCCCTGGTAAATGGAGATCTGACAGCAAGCTCAAATAGGAGGCGGAAGGACTGA
- the LOC108201601 gene encoding uncharacterized protein LOC108201601, whose protein sequence is MVLLPRVGREFQAQIPDLITGPEYSSYLNRPIDTENEDHVPFDFFVGLPVPVTLIRDISTVSEKKKDERLDFSAQSTDSLSTDPCYVLVPGVCRDLWNDTEEASFLLGLYLFKKKFVEMKEFVGSKKMGELLFFYYTAFYKSSGFNTWSTCGEGRKGKRAYGTWLFKGFRHRELLSRLSPQVSEERQKLLREVTEKYAEKDMSLTEYVFSIKSIVGLETFVNSVAIGKGNRDLTSMVRRPVPIPVGEACSNLEHAEIVKILAGRCRLTKVQSSDLFWEAVWPRLLARGWHSEQPKNKASLVFLPPCVEKFSRKLVKGNHYFESFKDVLSKVGSEPELLQLDTYDEGEKKEEKGLIEETKEQQNLPKKRRFSLPHTSLDNGKSVKSKKLKTLPSKMIIVSRHSEEDTSFVSTIKSNCIQNVSVDQQTSSSNQLVRIDGPETITKAEKQKKLYDDKQAPELVDIQFQNKRPFTSSLKGNPCGSTTRASQDDDSYDQENSQSGMFMTNLANVQDDITSTQQDACCALQTSADKSAPEQPINMTSRRQSSRNKLPTARALEALVDGDLTVKRRRK, encoded by the exons ATGGTATTGCTTCCTCGTGTTGGTAGAGAATTCCAGGCTCAAATTCCAGACCTTATAACAGGACCTGAGTACAGTAGCTATCTGAACAGGCCGATTGACACAGAAAACGAAGATCATGTACCCTTTGATTTTTTTGTGGGATTACCAGTACCAGTCACATTGATCAGAGATATCAGCACTGTCtcagagaaaaagaaagatgaaAGGCTGGACTTTTCTGCGCAATCAACTGACTCGCTTTCAACAGATCCATGTTACGTTTTGGTTCCTGGGGTCTGCCGTGATTTATGGAATGATACAGAAGAGGCAAGCTTTCTCCTTGGCTTGTACCTGTTTAAGAAGAAGTTTGTTGAGATGAAGGAATTTGTTGGAAGTAAAAAAATGGGAGAATTATTGTTTTTCTACTACACAGCGTTTTATAAGTCCTCTGGATTTAATACATGGTCAACGTGTGGTGAAGGCAGAAAAGGGAAGCGTGCATATGGCACATGGTTATTCAAAGGTTTCAGGCATCGGGAACTATTATCTCGTCTGAGTCCTCAGGTCTCCGAGGAAAGGCAGAAACTGCTGAGGGAG GTGACTGAAAAATATGCAGAGAAGGACATGTCGCTAACCGAATATGTGTTCTCTATAAAATCTATTGTTGGGTTAGAAACCTTTGTTAATTCAGTTGCCATTGGAAAAGGAAACCGAGATCTAACAAGCATGGTCCGTAGGCCTGTGCCGATACCTGTTGGTGAAGCATGTTCCAATCTTGAACATGCTGAGATTGTGAAGATTCTAGCTGGACGTTGTCGTTTAACCAAAGTTCAGTCTAGTGATTTGTTTTGGGAAGCCGTCTGGCCCCGTTTGCTGGCAAGAGGATGGCACTCAGAACAGCCAAAAAACAAAGCTTCTCTGGTCTTTCTTCCTCCTTGTGTTGAGAAGTTTTCAAGAAAATTAGTTAAAGGAAACCACtattttgaatcttttaaagATGTCTTGAGTAAGGTTGGTTCTGAACCAGAGCTTCTTCAGCTTGACACTTATGATGAAGGGGAGAAGAAGGAAGAGAAGGGGTTGATTGAGGAGACCAAGGAGCAGCAAAATTTGCCTAAGAAGCGTCGTTTTTCTTTGCCTCATACAAGCCTCGATAATGGAAAATCTgtcaaatccaaaaaattaaaaactttgCCATCAAAAATGATAATTGTTTCCCGACACAGTGAGGAGGATACTTCTTTTGTCTCAACTATTAAATCCAATTGCATCCAAAACGTGTCGGTTGATCAGCAAACAAGTAGTTCAAACCAACTTGTTCGGATTGATGGTCCAGAAACCATAACGAAAGCAGAAAAGCAAAAGAAGTTGTACGACGACAAACAGGCTCCAGAACTAGTAGATATTCAGTTCCAAAATAAGCGGCCATTTACCAGTTCCTTAAAAGGAAACCCTTGTGGGAGCACTACTAGAGCTTCTCAAGATGATGATTCTTATGATCAAGAAAATTCTCAATCTGGCATGTTCATGACAAATTTAGCAAACGTGCAAGATGATATCACGAGCACCCAACAGGATGCTTGCTGTGCACTTCAAACCTCTGCAGATAAGAGTGCTCCAGAGCAGCCTATTAACATGACCTCCAGGAGACAAAGTTCCAGGAATAAACTACCAACTGCAAGAGCTCTTGAAGCCCTGGTAGATGGAGATTTGACAGTGAAGAGAAGGCGGAAGTAG